GCCTTGGGCGCTGGAGGTCGCTGGTTCGAATCCGGCCGACCCCATTTTTCTGCTTGAAAATACTGATAATATCGTGGTGCCTAGTAGCGACCCGCCCTGCCTGCCGCTGGTACAAGCTTTTTTTGTTCTCTCTTCTTTTCTGCCGCTGCTAGCCTGATTCAGCAGGACGCCCTTCCTGTGCCTCTGGACCGCGTCCCCTTCTTGCCCTTGTCGCAAACAGCACCCCGACGAGGAACACAAAGATGCCTATGGTGATGGCGTACGTGCTCATTGCGTCAGCCATGCTGTTCAATCAGGCGATCGTCGAAGATAAAGTTGTCGATGAGTGCCGAATTCCAAGAAGTGTTATAGCATGTGCTAGGTTGTGATAAATAAAATGAGAAAAAGAAAGGAAAAGGGGAGGTTTAGTCCCACTTGCTCCACGCGGCCATCCATCTGTATGTCCACGTGTTAAGTTTCGCACCCAACGCAGTCATGGGTACTGTTAGCACTGCACTAGCGCCAGAACCTAGCGCCACAGGCGAGTTGTAAAACTTACCTACCTGGGGCTCTATAGGCGTCATGTATGCAGGCAGCGTCGGTCTCGGATACTTGAAGGCTACCTCAAGCGGGTCCCTGACGAGCAACAGGTTGACCATGTTGAACAGCGGGAAGGATAGGCCAACCAGCGTGCCGCCAATGATGATGACAGCGTGCTTGTTGCGTCTTGTCGCCCAGTACGTGAGGTCCAACAGCATTGCCGACGGAATCCACACTGGCACCACGATGAAGTCGTATGGATAGCCAAGTGCAAACCATGCACCCTTTGCGACCCATGTGTAGATAGTCATGATTGTGGCGTAGTATGTGGCTGTACCCGGAACGCCTGTGAACAACATGTAGTATACCGCACCCACAGCGAGCATCGTCGACTGTGACACGGAGAATACTACGAAGGATGTCCACATCCAGTCTGTGTAGAAGATGTAGTCTCCTGCGTTGATGGTTAGCAGCGTGCTGTTGACAGCAACGACTACTATGAATATGTAGTGCGTTGTACGTCTAAGCCAGACCATTGGAAACCATGACAGAATGCTTGTATTTAAGATTTACCATTGTCAAAAATCTTGTGCGAAATTCGCACATACTCTCCGATTTGTAGAAGACATGACCTGAATAAAGCCTACTGTACGCAGAGGGATGGCGAAAAAGAAAAAGAGAAAAAAGGCTTCCTTAAGCCCTTACCGTCTTCTCGCCCGTGATCTTCATGATGAAGAAGAATCCGAGGGCTTCGATTACGGTCAGAACGGATAGTGCGTATAATCCGCTAGGCAACGGGTATGCCCATGGGTAGACCGTGATGCCTACGTAAACACCGCCCGCAGTTGCAGCCCAGCACAGCGCAAAGCCCAGAATGTAAATCCCCTTCATGTTTTCGACTCTGCGGCCGATCATGCGTTCGATGTCGTCACGGCTCTCGCCGCCGCCTCCACCGCTACCACCCTTACGTCCACCACTTCCATATCCCTTTGGTAGAGTCATTCTGCTATAGAATTAGGGCATGCC
The sequence above is drawn from the Nitrososphaera viennensis EN76 genome and encodes:
- a CDS encoding ammonia monooxygenase family protein, whose amino-acid sequence is MVWLRRTTHYIFIVVVAVNSTLLTINAGDYIFYTDWMWTSFVVFSVSQSTMLAVGAVYYMLFTGVPGTATYYATIMTIYTWVAKGAWFALGYPYDFIVVPVWIPSAMLLDLTYWATRRNKHAVIIIGGTLVGLSFPLFNMVNLLLVRDPLEVAFKYPRPTLPAYMTPIEPQVGKFYNSPVALGSGASAVLTVPMTALGAKLNTWTYRWMAAWSKWD